In one window of Neofelis nebulosa isolate mNeoNeb1 chromosome 15, mNeoNeb1.pri, whole genome shotgun sequence DNA:
- the PRG4 gene encoding proteoglycan 4 isoform X13 translates to MEWKILPMYLLLLSVFLIQQVSSQDLPSCAGRCGEGYSRDATCNCDYNCQHYMECCPDFKKVCTVELSCKGRCFESFARGRECDCDSECKKYGKCCSDYENFCGKVHNPPSPSSKTVPPAPGASQTIKSTTKRSPKSPNKKKTKKVIESEEITEEHSVSENQESSSSSSSSSSTIRKVKSSKNSAANKELKKKPKVKDSKKEKTPKKKPNPEPPVVDEDGSGLDNGDVKLTPTPDIPTTQRNKVTTSPKITTVKPTNPKPSLPPNSDTPKETSSTTSEETAVETKETSITNKQTSNREKEKTTSPKEKKSAEKTPAKDFEPTSKAPTTSTPKAETTTKSSAPTTTKKPVPTTPKKPAPTTPKKPAPTTKEPTPTTPKKPAPTTKEPAPTTPKKPAPTTKEPVPTTPKKPAPTTKEPAPTTKEPTPTTPKKPAPTTKEPTPTTPKKPAPTTKEPAPTTPKKSAPTTPKEPASTTTKEPPPTAPTEPALTTPKEPTPTAPKEAAPTTPNKPAPITTKEPAPTAPKEPAPTTPKEPAPTAPKEAAPTTPNKPAPITTKEPAPTAPKEPAPTTPKEPAPMAPTEPAPTTPKEPVSTAPKEPSPSIPKEPAPMAPTEPAPTTPKEPAPTAPKEPAPSIPKEPAPTTPKEPAPSIPKEPAPMAPNKPAPTAPKEPAPTTPKEPAPTAPKEPAPSIPKEPAPTVPKEPAPSIPKEPAPTVPKEPAPSIPKEPAPTAPKEPAPSIPKEPAPTVPKEPAPSIPKEPAPSIPKEPAPTVPKEPAPSIPKEPAPTAPKEPAPSIPKEPAPTVPKETAPTTTKEPIPKLLKEPTPASLETPAPTNSEGSTTTTMEPPTTPKNPAESTPEFPKEPTPKALENSPKEPVIPVTKAPGVTTPEITTTAKDKTTEKDIHMTPGIMAAVPTSTPTEEKTTDSKTRITTQVTSATSSKNTPQATTLAPKVMTTTKKATTSEETMNKPEETTAAPKDRANPKVSTPKSQKPTKAPKRPTSTKKPNTIPKRRKPKTTPTPPRMTTSTVPKLHPTSSTKAILQTTTSPNQTPNSEIVEVNPNKDGDAAGEKPHTIPRPPVLTPIFIPGTDILVRGSNQDIAINSMLSDETNLCNGKPVDGLTALRNGTLVAFRGHYFWMLNPFSPPSPARKITEVWGIPSPVDTVFTRCNCEGKTFFFKDSQYWRFTNDIKDAGYPKQIVKGFGGLNGKIVAALSIAKYKERPESVYFFKRGGGIQQYIYKQEPVRKCTGRRPAINYSVYGETTQVRRRRFERAIGPSQTHTIRIRYSPIRVSYQDKGFLHNEVKMSLYWRGFPNVVTSAIALPNTRKPDGYDYYAFSKDQYYNIDEPSRTARVITTRSGRTLSNVWYNCP, encoded by the exons atttaccaAGCTGTGCAGGGAGATGTGGGGAAGGGTATTCTAGAGATGCCACCTGCAACTGTGATTATAACTGTCAACACTACATGGAGTGCTGCCCTGATTTCAAGAAAGTCTGCACTGTGG AGCTTTCCTGTAAAGGCCGCTGCTTCGAGTCCTTTGCAAGAGGGAGGGAGTGCGACTGTGACTCGGAATGTAAGAAGTATGGCAAGTGCTGTTCCGATTATGAGAATTTTTGTGGAAAAG TGCATAATCCCCCATCACCATCTTCAAAGACTGTACCTCCAGCTCCAGGAGCATCTCAAACCATCAAATCAACAACCAAACGTTCACCCAAATCACCAAACAAGAAGAAGACTAAGAAAGTTATAGAATCAGAGGAAATAACAGAAG aacattctgtttctgaaaatcaagagtcttcttcctcctcttcctcttcctcttcaactATTCGGAAAGTCAAGTCTTCCAAAAATTCAGCTGCtaataaagaattaaagaagaaaccCAAAG taaaagatagcaagaaggaaaaaactcCTAAAAAGAAACCTAACCCTGAACCACCAGTTGTAGATGAAGATGGAAGTGGACTGGACAATGGTGACGTCAAGCTCACCCCGACTCCTGACATTCCTACCACCCAACGCAATAAAGTTACCACGTCTCCCAAGATTACAACAGTCAAACCGACAAATCCAAAACCCAGTCTTCCACCTAATTCTGATACACCCAAAGAGACATCTTCAACAACCAGTGAGGAGACAGCAGTTGAAACTAAAGAGACTTCTATAACGAATAAACAGACttcaaatagagaaaaagagaagactacttcacctaaagagaaaaaaagtgcgGAGAAAACACCTGCTAAAGATTTTGAACCGACATCCAAAGCTCCTACTACATCTACACCAAAAGCTGAAACTACAACCAAATCTtctgctcccaccaccaccaagaaacCTGTTCCCACTACCCCCAAGAAGCCTGCACCCACCACTCCCAAGAAGCCTGCACCCACGACCAAAGAGCCTACACCCACCACCCCCAAGAAGCCTGCACCCACCACCAAAGAGcctgcacccaccacccccaAGAAGCCTGCACCCACCACCAAAGAGCCTGTACCCACCACCCCCAAGAAGCCTGCACCCACCACCAAAGAGCCTGCACCCACCACCAAAGAGCCTACACCCACCACTCCCAAGAAGCCTGCACCCACGACCAAAGAGCCTACACCCACCACCCCCAAGAAGCCTGCACCCACCACCAAAGAGcctgcacccaccacccccaAGAAG TCTGCTCCCACCACTCCTAAGGAGCCTGCATCCACTACCACCAAAGAACCTCCACCCACAGCCCCCACAGAGCCTGCACTCACCACTCCAAAGGAGCCTACACCCACTGCCCCCAAGGAGGCTgcacccaccacccccaacaAGCCTGCTCCTATTACCACCAAGGAACCTGCACCCACGGCCCCCAAGGAGCCTGCACCTACCACCCCCAAGGAACCTGCACCCACAGCCCCCAAGGAGGCTgcacccaccacccccaacaAGCCTGCTCCTATTACCACCAAGGAGCCTGCACCCACGGCCCCCAAGGAGCCTGCACCTACCACTCCCAAGGAACCTGCACCCATGGCCCCCACAGAGCCTGCACCCACCACTCCCAAGGAGCCTGTATCCACAGCCCCCAAGGAACCTTCTCCCAGCATTCCCAAGGAGCCTGCACCCATGGCCCCCACAGAGCCTGCACCCACCACTCCCAAGGAGCCTGCACCCACAGCCCCCAAGGAACCTGCTCCCAGCATTCCCAAGGAGCCTGCACCCACAACCCCCAAGGAACCTGCTCCAAGCATTCCCAAGGAGCCTGCACCCATGGCCCCCAACAAGCCTGCTC CCACCGCTCCCAAGGAGcctgcacccaccacccccaAGGAGCCTGCACCCACCGCCCCCAAGGAGC CTGCTCCCAGCATTCCCAAGGAGCCTGCACCCACAGTCCCCAAAGAACCTGCTCCCAGCATTCCCAAGGAGCCTGCACCCACAGTCCCCAAAGAACCTGCTCCCAGCATTCCCAAGGAGCCTGCACCCACAGCCCCCAAAGAACCTGCTCCCAGCATTCCCAAGGAGCCTGCACCCACAGTCCCCAAAGAACCTGCTCCCAGCATTCCCAAGGAGC CTGCTCCCAGCATTCCCAAGGAGCCTGCACCCACAGTCCCCAAAGAACCTGCTCCCAGCATTCCCAAGGAGCCTGCACCCACAGCCCCCAAAGAACCTGCTCCCAGCATTCCCAAGGAGCCTGCACCCACGGTCCCCAAGGAGActgctcccaccaccaccaaggagCCCATCCCCAAACTTCTCAAGGAGCCCACTCCAGCTTCTCTTGAGACACCTGCTCCAACCAACTCAGAGGGCTCTACTACAACCACCATGGAGCCTCCCACTACTCCCAAAAACCCTGCTGAATCAACTCCTGAGTTTCCCAAAGAACCCACACCAAAGGCTCTTGAAAACAGTCCCAAAGAACCTGTTATACCTGTAACTAAGGCTCCTGGAGTGACCACACCTGAAATCACTACAACAGCTAaagacaaaacaacagaaaaagacatACACATGACACCTGGAATTATGGCCGCTGTACCTACATCAACTCCGACAGAAGAAAAGACCACTGATTCCAAAACAAGAATAACCACACAAGTAACATCAGCCACATCATCCAAAAATACTCCTCAAGCCACAACTCTTGCACCCAAAGTAATGACTACAACAAAAAAGGCAACTACATCTGAAGAGACTATGAATAAACCCGAAGAAACCACAGCTGCACCAAAAGACAGAGCTAATCCTAAAGTGTCAACTCCTAAATCCCAAAAGCCAACCAAAGCACCAAAAAGGCCCACTTCTACCAAAAAGCCAAACACGATACCTaaaaggagaaaaccaaagaCTACACCAACTCCCCCAAGGATGACTACATCAACAGTGCCCAAATTACACCCCACCTCTTCCACAAAAGCCATTCTCCAAACTACCACCAGCCCCAACCAAACACCTAACTCAGAAATAGTTGAAGTAAATCCAAATAAGGATGGAGATGCTGCGGGAGAAAAACCTCACACGATCCCCAGGCCCCCTGTGTTAACTCCTATATTTATCCCAGGCACAGATATCTTAGTGAGAGGATCCAATCAAGACATTGCCATCAACTCCATGCTTTCAG acGAGACTAATTTATGCAATGGTAAGCCAGTAGATGGGCTGACTGCTTTGCGCAATGGAACACTAGTTGCATTTCGAG GTCATTATTTCTGGATGCTAAATCCATTCAGTCCACCATCTCCAGCTCGTAAAATTACTGAAGTTTGGGGTATTCCCTCCCCCGTTGATACTGTTTTTACTAGGTGCAACTGTGAAGGAAAAACTTTCTTCTTTAAg GATTCTCAGTACTGGCGTTTCACCAATGACATAAAAGATGCAGGGTATCCCAAACAAATTGTAAAAGGATTTGGAGGactaaatggaaaaatagtgGCAGCTCTCTCCATAGCTAAATACAAGGAAAGACCTGaatctgtgtattttttcaaGAGAG GTGGTGGCATTCAGCAGTATATTTATAAACAGGAACCCGTCAGAAAGTGCACTGGTAGAAGGCCTGCTATCAATTATTCAGTGTATGGAGAAACAACACAGGTTAGGAGACGTCGCTTTGAACGCGCCATAGGACCTTCTCAAACACACACCATCAGAATTCGCTATTCACCCATCAGAGTCTCTTATCAAGACAAAG GTTTCCTCcataatgaagttaaaatgagtTTATACTGGAGAGGATTTCCAAATGTGGTTACTTCAGCTATAGCACTGCCCAACACCAGAAAACCTGATGGCTATGATTATTATGCCTTTTCTAAAG aTCAATACTATAACATCGATGAACCAAGTAGAACAGCAAGAGTCATTACTACTCGTTCTGGGCGGACCTTGTCCAATGTCTGGTACAACTGTCCTTAG
- the PRG4 gene encoding proteoglycan 4 isoform X4, whose amino-acid sequence MEWKILPMYLLLLSVFLIQQVSSQDLPSCAGRCGEGYSRDATCNCDYNCQHYMECCPDFKKVCTVELSCKGRCFESFARGRECDCDSECKKYGKCCSDYENFCGKVHNPPSPSSKTVPPAPGASQTIKSTTKRSPKSPNKKKTKKVIESEEITEEHSVSENQESSSSSSSSSSTIRKVKSSKNSAANKELKKKPKVKDSKKEKTPKKKPNPEPPVVDEDGSGLDNGDVKLTPTPDIPTTQRNKVTTSPKITTVKPTNPKPSLPPNSDTPKETSSTTSEETAVETKETSITNKQTSNREKEKTTSPKEKKSAEKTPAKDFEPTSKAPTTSTPKAETTTKSSAPTTTKKPVPTTPKKPAPTTPKKPAPTTKEPTPTTPKKPAPTTKEPAPTTPKKPAPTTKEPVPTTPKKPAPTTKEPAPTTKEPTPTTPKKPAPTTKEPTPTTPKKPAPTTKEPAPTTPKKPAPTTKEPVPTTPKKPAPTTPKQPAPTTKEPTPTTPKKSAPTTPKEPASTTTKEPPPTAPTEPALTTPKEPTPTAPKEAAPTTPNKPAPITTKEPAPTAPKEPAPTTPKEPAPTAPKEAAPTTPNKPAPITTKEPAPTAPKEPAPTTPKEPAPMAPTEPAPTTPKEPVSTAPKEPSPSIPKEPAPMAPTEPAPTTPKEPAPTAPKEPAPSIPKEPAPTTPKEPAPSIPKEPAPMAPNKPAPTTPKEPAPTAPKEPAPSIPKEPAPTVPKEPAPSIPKEPAPTVPKEPAPSIPKEPAPTAPKEPAPSIPKEPAPTVPKEPAPSIPKEPAPSIPKEPAPTVPKEPAPSIPKEPAPTAPKEPAPSIPKEPAPTVPKETAPTTTKEPIPKLLKEPTPASLETPAPTNSEGSTTTTMEPPTTPKNPAESTPEFPKEPTPKALENSPKEPVIPVTKAPGVTTPEITTTAKDKTTEKDIHMTPGIMAAVPTSTPTEEKTTDSKTRITTQVTSATSSKNTPQATTLAPKVMTTTKKATTSEETMNKPEETTAAPKDRANPKVSTPKSQKPTKAPKRPTSTKKPNTIPKRRKPKTTPTPPRMTTSTVPKLHPTSSTKAILQTTTSPNQTPNSEIVEVNPNKDGDAAGEKPHTIPRPPVLTPIFIPGTDILVRGSNQDIAINSMLSDETNLCNGKPVDGLTALRNGTLVAFRGHYFWMLNPFSPPSPARKITEVWGIPSPVDTVFTRCNCEGKTFFFKDSQYWRFTNDIKDAGYPKQIVKGFGGLNGKIVAALSIAKYKERPESVYFFKRGGGIQQYIYKQEPVRKCTGRRPAINYSVYGETTQVRRRRFERAIGPSQTHTIRIRYSPIRVSYQDKGFLHNEVKMSLYWRGFPNVVTSAIALPNTRKPDGYDYYAFSKDQYYNIDEPSRTARVITTRSGRTLSNVWYNCP is encoded by the exons atttaccaAGCTGTGCAGGGAGATGTGGGGAAGGGTATTCTAGAGATGCCACCTGCAACTGTGATTATAACTGTCAACACTACATGGAGTGCTGCCCTGATTTCAAGAAAGTCTGCACTGTGG AGCTTTCCTGTAAAGGCCGCTGCTTCGAGTCCTTTGCAAGAGGGAGGGAGTGCGACTGTGACTCGGAATGTAAGAAGTATGGCAAGTGCTGTTCCGATTATGAGAATTTTTGTGGAAAAG TGCATAATCCCCCATCACCATCTTCAAAGACTGTACCTCCAGCTCCAGGAGCATCTCAAACCATCAAATCAACAACCAAACGTTCACCCAAATCACCAAACAAGAAGAAGACTAAGAAAGTTATAGAATCAGAGGAAATAACAGAAG aacattctgtttctgaaaatcaagagtcttcttcctcctcttcctcttcctcttcaactATTCGGAAAGTCAAGTCTTCCAAAAATTCAGCTGCtaataaagaattaaagaagaaaccCAAAG taaaagatagcaagaaggaaaaaactcCTAAAAAGAAACCTAACCCTGAACCACCAGTTGTAGATGAAGATGGAAGTGGACTGGACAATGGTGACGTCAAGCTCACCCCGACTCCTGACATTCCTACCACCCAACGCAATAAAGTTACCACGTCTCCCAAGATTACAACAGTCAAACCGACAAATCCAAAACCCAGTCTTCCACCTAATTCTGATACACCCAAAGAGACATCTTCAACAACCAGTGAGGAGACAGCAGTTGAAACTAAAGAGACTTCTATAACGAATAAACAGACttcaaatagagaaaaagagaagactacttcacctaaagagaaaaaaagtgcgGAGAAAACACCTGCTAAAGATTTTGAACCGACATCCAAAGCTCCTACTACATCTACACCAAAAGCTGAAACTACAACCAAATCTtctgctcccaccaccaccaagaaacCTGTTCCCACTACCCCCAAGAAGCCTGCACCCACCACTCCCAAGAAGCCTGCACCCACGACCAAAGAGCCTACACCCACCACCCCCAAGAAGCCTGCACCCACCACCAAAGAGcctgcacccaccacccccaAGAAGCCTGCACCCACCACCAAAGAGCCTGTACCCACCACCCCCAAGAAGCCTGCACCCACCACCAAAGAGCCTGCACCCACCACCAAAGAGCCTACACCCACCACTCCCAAGAAGCCTGCACCCACGACCAAAGAGCCTACACCCACCACCCCCAAGAAGCCTGCACCCACCACCAAAGAGcctgcacccaccacccccaAGAAGCCTGCACCCACCACCAAAGAGCCTGTACCCACCACCCCCAAGAAGcctgcacccaccacccccaAGCAGCCTGCACCCACCACCAAAGAGCCTACAC CCACCACCCCCAAGAAGTCTGCTCCCACCACTCCTAAGGAGCCTGCATCCACTACCACCAAAGAACCTCCACCCACAGCCCCCACAGAGCCTGCACTCACCACTCCAAAGGAGCCTACACCCACTGCCCCCAAGGAGGCTgcacccaccacccccaacaAGCCTGCTCCTATTACCACCAAGGAACCTGCACCCACGGCCCCCAAGGAGCCTGCACCTACCACCCCCAAGGAACCTGCACCCACAGCCCCCAAGGAGGCTgcacccaccacccccaacaAGCCTGCTCCTATTACCACCAAGGAGCCTGCACCCACGGCCCCCAAGGAGCCTGCACCTACCACTCCCAAGGAACCTGCACCCATGGCCCCCACAGAGCCTGCACCCACCACTCCCAAGGAGCCTGTATCCACAGCCCCCAAGGAACCTTCTCCCAGCATTCCCAAGGAGCCTGCACCCATGGCCCCCACAGAGCCTGCACCCACCACTCCCAAGGAGCCTGCACCCACAGCCCCCAAGGAACCTGCTCCCAGCATTCCCAAGGAGCCTGCACCCACAACCCCCAAGGAACCTGCTCCAAGCATTCCCAAGGAGCCTGCACCCATGGCCCCCAACAAGCCTGCTC ccaccacccccaAGGAGCCTGCACCCACCGCCCCCAAGGAGC CTGCTCCCAGCATTCCCAAGGAGCCTGCACCCACAGTCCCCAAAGAACCTGCTCCCAGCATTCCCAAGGAGCCTGCACCCACAGTCCCCAAAGAACCTGCTCCCAGCATTCCCAAGGAGCCTGCACCCACAGCCCCCAAAGAACCTGCTCCCAGCATTCCCAAGGAGCCTGCACCCACAGTCCCCAAAGAACCTGCTCCCAGCATTCCCAAGGAGC CTGCTCCCAGCATTCCCAAGGAGCCTGCACCCACAGTCCCCAAAGAACCTGCTCCCAGCATTCCCAAGGAGCCTGCACCCACAGCCCCCAAAGAACCTGCTCCCAGCATTCCCAAGGAGCCTGCACCCACGGTCCCCAAGGAGActgctcccaccaccaccaaggagCCCATCCCCAAACTTCTCAAGGAGCCCACTCCAGCTTCTCTTGAGACACCTGCTCCAACCAACTCAGAGGGCTCTACTACAACCACCATGGAGCCTCCCACTACTCCCAAAAACCCTGCTGAATCAACTCCTGAGTTTCCCAAAGAACCCACACCAAAGGCTCTTGAAAACAGTCCCAAAGAACCTGTTATACCTGTAACTAAGGCTCCTGGAGTGACCACACCTGAAATCACTACAACAGCTAaagacaaaacaacagaaaaagacatACACATGACACCTGGAATTATGGCCGCTGTACCTACATCAACTCCGACAGAAGAAAAGACCACTGATTCCAAAACAAGAATAACCACACAAGTAACATCAGCCACATCATCCAAAAATACTCCTCAAGCCACAACTCTTGCACCCAAAGTAATGACTACAACAAAAAAGGCAACTACATCTGAAGAGACTATGAATAAACCCGAAGAAACCACAGCTGCACCAAAAGACAGAGCTAATCCTAAAGTGTCAACTCCTAAATCCCAAAAGCCAACCAAAGCACCAAAAAGGCCCACTTCTACCAAAAAGCCAAACACGATACCTaaaaggagaaaaccaaagaCTACACCAACTCCCCCAAGGATGACTACATCAACAGTGCCCAAATTACACCCCACCTCTTCCACAAAAGCCATTCTCCAAACTACCACCAGCCCCAACCAAACACCTAACTCAGAAATAGTTGAAGTAAATCCAAATAAGGATGGAGATGCTGCGGGAGAAAAACCTCACACGATCCCCAGGCCCCCTGTGTTAACTCCTATATTTATCCCAGGCACAGATATCTTAGTGAGAGGATCCAATCAAGACATTGCCATCAACTCCATGCTTTCAG acGAGACTAATTTATGCAATGGTAAGCCAGTAGATGGGCTGACTGCTTTGCGCAATGGAACACTAGTTGCATTTCGAG GTCATTATTTCTGGATGCTAAATCCATTCAGTCCACCATCTCCAGCTCGTAAAATTACTGAAGTTTGGGGTATTCCCTCCCCCGTTGATACTGTTTTTACTAGGTGCAACTGTGAAGGAAAAACTTTCTTCTTTAAg GATTCTCAGTACTGGCGTTTCACCAATGACATAAAAGATGCAGGGTATCCCAAACAAATTGTAAAAGGATTTGGAGGactaaatggaaaaatagtgGCAGCTCTCTCCATAGCTAAATACAAGGAAAGACCTGaatctgtgtattttttcaaGAGAG GTGGTGGCATTCAGCAGTATATTTATAAACAGGAACCCGTCAGAAAGTGCACTGGTAGAAGGCCTGCTATCAATTATTCAGTGTATGGAGAAACAACACAGGTTAGGAGACGTCGCTTTGAACGCGCCATAGGACCTTCTCAAACACACACCATCAGAATTCGCTATTCACCCATCAGAGTCTCTTATCAAGACAAAG GTTTCCTCcataatgaagttaaaatgagtTTATACTGGAGAGGATTTCCAAATGTGGTTACTTCAGCTATAGCACTGCCCAACACCAGAAAACCTGATGGCTATGATTATTATGCCTTTTCTAAAG aTCAATACTATAACATCGATGAACCAAGTAGAACAGCAAGAGTCATTACTACTCGTTCTGGGCGGACCTTGTCCAATGTCTGGTACAACTGTCCTTAG